In the Aliarcobacter cryaerophilus genome, one interval contains:
- a CDS encoding ribonucleoside-diphosphate reductase subunit alpha produces the protein MTIMIQKRNGRKEVLDITKIQKMTIEATAGLEGVSQSELELDSHIKFIDGMNSSDIQDALIKTAVEKIDIDVPNWTFVAARLFLYDLYHRVGIATYGVKGEAYRHLKEYINFGIEAGRIIPNLANGYDLDDLNSYIDPSRDFLFNYLGIKTLYDRYLIKNSKGEPIELPQQMFMAIAMFLAQNEEKKQEKAKEFYDVISKFEVMLATPTLSNARTNRHQLSSCYIGSSPDNIEGIFDGYKEMALLSKYGGGIGWDWNQIRSLGGSIDGHKSAAGGTVPFLKITNDIAIAVDQLGTRKGAIAVYLEPWHMDIMDFIDLKKNSGEERRRAHDLFPALWISDLFMERVLEDSHWTLFDPVEVKDLSEYFGEEFTAKYIAYENNDNITKNRIKAKDLWKKILTSYFESGSPFLCFKDSANKANPNQHVGHIRSSNLCTEIFQNTNPNHYKIKIEFEDGTIKTFEEEDLVIVDGGITKKANKVTALDSINGKKIFIVEKQKIDGDTAVCNLASINLSRINTSEDIKRVVPIAVNMLDNVIDLNFYPLRKVKATNLKSRAIGLGVMGEAEMLANNKISWGSNEHFKKIDEIMEYISYNTILASSNLAIEKGSYPTFDGSNWSKGIMPHDHTPQAVNAIVNKDLFDNSCDWDFLREKVKKDGMRNGYLMAIAPTSSISILVGTTQAIEPVYKRKWFEENLSGLIPVVAPKLSPDTWSFYTPAFEIDQLQVVKAAAIRQKWIDQGQSTNIFMSLDKASGKYLHEIYTLAWKLGLKSTYYLRSQSPEAKNDVEDRSMECAGCQ, from the coding sequence ATGACAATAATGATTCAAAAAAGAAATGGAAGAAAAGAGGTTTTGGATATTACAAAAATCCAAAAAATGACTATAGAAGCAACTGCAGGTCTTGAAGGAGTTAGTCAAAGTGAATTAGAACTAGACTCTCATATAAAATTTATTGATGGAATGAATTCAAGCGATATTCAAGATGCTTTGATAAAAACAGCTGTTGAAAAGATTGATATTGATGTTCCAAACTGGACTTTTGTTGCTGCTAGACTTTTTTTATATGATTTATACCATAGAGTTGGAATTGCAACTTATGGAGTAAAAGGTGAAGCATATAGACACTTAAAAGAGTACATTAACTTTGGAATAGAAGCTGGAAGAATTATTCCAAATTTAGCAAATGGTTATGATTTAGATGATTTAAACTCATATATTGACCCAAGTAGAGACTTTTTATTTAACTATTTAGGAATTAAAACTCTATATGATAGATATTTAATTAAAAACTCTAAAGGTGAGCCAATAGAGTTACCACAACAAATGTTTATGGCAATTGCTATGTTTTTAGCTCAAAACGAAGAGAAAAAACAAGAAAAAGCAAAAGAGTTTTATGATGTTATCTCTAAATTTGAAGTAATGCTTGCAACTCCAACATTAAGTAATGCTAGAACAAATAGACATCAATTAAGCTCTTGTTATATTGGTTCAAGTCCTGATAATATTGAAGGTATCTTTGATGGTTACAAAGAGATGGCACTATTATCTAAATATGGTGGTGGAATTGGTTGGGATTGGAACCAAATAAGAAGTTTAGGTGGTTCTATTGATGGACATAAAAGTGCTGCTGGTGGAACAGTTCCATTTTTAAAAATCACAAATGATATAGCAATTGCTGTTGATCAATTAGGTACAAGAAAAGGTGCAATTGCTGTATATCTTGAGCCTTGGCATATGGATATTATGGATTTTATTGATTTAAAGAAAAATAGTGGAGAAGAAAGAAGAAGAGCTCATGATCTATTTCCAGCACTTTGGATTAGTGATCTATTCATGGAAAGAGTTTTAGAGGATTCTCATTGGACACTATTTGATCCTGTTGAAGTAAAAGATTTAAGTGAATATTTTGGTGAAGAGTTTACTGCCAAATATATAGCTTATGAAAACAATGACAATATCACAAAAAATAGAATAAAAGCAAAAGATTTATGGAAAAAGATTTTAACTTCATATTTTGAAAGTGGAAGTCCATTTTTATGTTTTAAAGATAGTGCAAATAAGGCAAATCCAAATCAACATGTAGGACACATAAGAAGTTCAAATCTTTGTACAGAGATTTTCCAAAATACAAACCCAAATCACTATAAAATCAAAATAGAGTTTGAAGATGGTACTATCAAAACTTTTGAAGAGGAAGATTTAGTAATAGTTGATGGTGGAATTACAAAAAAAGCAAATAAGGTAACTGCACTTGATAGTATAAATGGTAAAAAAATATTTATAGTTGAAAAACAAAAGATAGATGGAGATACTGCTGTTTGTAACCTTGCAAGTATAAATTTATCAAGAATCAATACAAGTGAAGATATAAAAAGAGTTGTACCAATAGCTGTAAATATGCTTGATAATGTAATTGATTTAAACTTCTATCCACTTAGAAAAGTAAAAGCAACTAACCTAAAATCAAGAGCAATAGGTCTTGGTGTTATGGGTGAAGCTGAGATGTTAGCAAATAATAAAATATCTTGGGGAAGCAATGAACACTTTAAGAAAATAGATGAGATTATGGAGTATATTTCATATAATACTATTTTAGCAAGTTCAAATTTAGCAATAGAAAAAGGTTCTTACCCTACTTTTGATGGTTCAAATTGGAGCAAAGGTATTATGCCTCATGATCACACTCCACAAGCTGTAAACGCTATAGTAAATAAAGATTTATTTGATAACTCTTGTGACTGGGATTTTTTAAGAGAAAAAGTAAAAAAAGATGGAATGAGAAATGGTTACCTAATGGCTATTGCTCCAACATCATCTATATCAATTTTAGTTGGAACAACTCAAGCAATTGAGCCTGTTTATAAAAGAAAATGGTTTGAAGAGAACTTGAGTGGTTTAATTCCAGTAGTAGCCCCAAAATTAAGTCCAGATACTTGGTCTTTTTACACTCCTGCATTTGAAATAGATCAACTTCAAGTTGTAAAAGCAGCAGCAATAAGACAAAAATGGATTGACCAAGGACAAAGTACAAATATCTTTATGAGTTTAGATAAAGCAAGTGGAAAATATCTACATGAAATTTATACTTTAGCTTGGAAACTAGGTCTTAAATCAACATACTATTTAAGAAGTCAAAGTCCAGAAGCAAAAAATGATGTAGAAGATAGAAGTATGGAGTGTGCTGGTTGTCAATAA
- the purB gene encoding adenylosuccinate lyase, which yields MVERYARKEMSSKWTQEARYAAWLEVEKAAVKAWNKLGLIPDSDCEKIVKNAKFSVERIEEIEAITKHDLIAFNTSVSESLGEESRWFHYGMTSSDAVDTGVALQMRDSLQIIIDDVKMLMESIKKRANEHKYTLMVGRSHGIHGEPITFGLTLAVWYDEVKRHLKNLEETMEVIAVGQISGAMGNFAHAPLELEEYAMAELGLKPEPCSNQVIHRDRYARLATSLALLASSVEKFAVQVRHLQRTEVYEAEEYFAAGQKGSSAMPHKRNPILTENITGLARIIRAYVTPALENVALWHERDISHSSTERFWLPDAFITTDFMLHRMNSVIANLTVMPENMMKNLNLTGGLVFSQRVLLELPLQGVSREDAYKIVQRNAMKVWQEIQQGKPTTNEKGESLYLQYLLADEELRKSLSEEKIRECFNFDYYTKNVDKIFNRVFN from the coding sequence ATGGTAGAAAGATACGCAAGAAAAGAGATGAGCTCAAAATGGACACAAGAAGCAAGATATGCAGCTTGGTTGGAAGTAGAAAAAGCAGCTGTAAAAGCTTGGAATAAATTAGGTCTTATACCAGATAGTGATTGTGAAAAAATAGTAAAAAATGCAAAATTTTCAGTTGAGAGAATTGAAGAGATAGAGGCTATTACTAAACACGATTTAATAGCATTTAATACAAGTGTAAGTGAGAGTTTAGGTGAAGAGTCAAGATGGTTTCACTATGGAATGACATCTTCAGATGCCGTTGATACAGGTGTTGCTTTACAAATGAGAGACTCTTTACAAATTATAATTGATGATGTAAAAATGCTTATGGAATCAATTAAAAAAAGAGCAAATGAACATAAATATACTCTTATGGTTGGAAGAAGCCACGGTATTCATGGAGAGCCAATAACTTTTGGTCTTACTTTAGCTGTTTGGTATGACGAAGTTAAAAGACATCTAAAAAACCTTGAAGAGACTATGGAGGTTATTGCAGTTGGTCAAATTTCTGGAGCTATGGGAAATTTTGCTCATGCACCTTTAGAGCTTGAAGAGTATGCGATGGCTGAATTAGGACTTAAACCTGAACCTTGTTCTAATCAAGTAATTCATAGAGATAGATATGCAAGATTGGCTACCTCTTTAGCACTTCTAGCTTCTAGTGTTGAAAAATTTGCGGTACAAGTTAGACATCTTCAAAGAACTGAAGTTTATGAAGCTGAGGAGTATTTTGCAGCTGGGCAAAAGGGAAGTTCTGCAATGCCACACAAAAGAAACCCTATTTTAACTGAAAATATAACTGGGCTTGCAAGAATAATTAGAGCATATGTAACTCCTGCTTTAGAAAATGTTGCTTTATGGCACGAAAGAGATATCTCTCACTCTTCAACAGAGAGATTCTGGTTACCAGATGCATTTATTACAACAGATTTTATGCTTCATAGAATGAATAGCGTTATTGCAAATCTTACAGTTATGCCTGAAAATATGATGAAAAATCTAAATTTAACTGGTGGACTTGTATTTTCTCAAAGAGTTTTACTAGAACTTCCACTTCAAGGAGTTAGTAGAGAAGATGCATATAAAATAGTACAAAGAAACGCTATGAAAGTTTGGCAAGAGATACAACAAGGAAAACCAACTACAAATGAAAAAGGTGAGTCTTTATATCTTCAATATCTTCTAGCTGATGAGGAGTTAAGAAAATCTTTAAGCGAAGAGAAAATAAGAGAGTGTTTTAACTTTGATTATTACACTAAAAATGTAGATAAGATTTTTAATAGAGTTTTTAATTAA